A window of Mytilus trossulus isolate FHL-02 unplaced genomic scaffold, PNRI_Mtr1.1.1.hap1 h1tg000138l__unscaffolded, whole genome shotgun sequence contains these coding sequences:
- the LOC134700356 gene encoding receptor-type tyrosine-protein phosphatase epsilon-like, which translates to MIITVFTTSKVNNDAILPSNIILELMKKVIECWKIQKGPITVVCSDGCSKSGVFVALKLILEKMEIDDEIDIFQVIRTMQVRRPEFFTEFDQYEYCYRCIKEYLENDSVYANL; encoded by the exons ATGATAATAACTGTTTTTACGACAAGTAAAGTAAACAATGATGCAATACTTCCATCAAACATTATACTTGAACTGATGAAAAAAGTAATAGAGTGCTGGAAAATACAAAAAGGTCCAATTACTGTTGTGTGTAG TGATGGTTGCAGTAAAAGCGGGGTGTTTGTTGCATTGAAACTTATCTTGGAAAAAATGGAGATAGACgatgaaattgatatttttcaagttATTAGAACAATGCAAGTTAGACGCCCTGAATTCTTCACAGAATTT GATCAGTATGAATATTGCTACAGGTGCATCAAAGAGTATTTAGAAAACGACTCGGTGTATGCAAATCTATAA
- the LOC134700355 gene encoding fibropellin-3-like, which yields MKKSDLLTYGTSNNKWYINVTWTPTETQVGSHIFCYTAFDNNREASDQECIRLVVANDIDECSSNPCQNGATCNDQVNGYECVCAAGFTDTNCETDIDECASNPCKNGATCNDQVNGFNCTCADGFTDIHCKTDIDECSSNPCENGATCNDQVNGYNCTCAAGFTDTHCQTDIDDCSNNPCQYGTCIDRVDDFHCDCTIVLTGKTCNKLSSWSIAFIAFASVAVLATCCCCCVRSFFEMCKRDNEKKKVKPRKINVKPKLLDLAWI from the exons ATGAAAAAGTCTGATTTACTGACGTATGGTACATCTAATAATAAATGGTACATAAACGTAACATGGACTCCAACAGAGACACAAGTCGGCAGTCATATATTCTGCTATACAGCATTTGATAATAACAG AGAAGCATCCGACCAAGAATGCATAAGACTTGTAGTAGCAAATG ATATTGACGAATGCTCATCTAACCCATGTCAGAATGGCGCTACTTGTAATGACCAAGTCAACGGATACGAATGTGTATGTGCGGCTGGATTCACTGACACAAACTGCGAGACAG ATATTGACGAGTGCGCATCTAATCCATGTAAGAATGGGGCTACTTGTAATGACCAAGTCAACGGATTTAACTGTACATGTGCTGATGGATTCACTGACATACACTGCAAGACAg ATATTGACGAATGCTCATCCAACCCATGTGAGAATGGCGCTACTTGTAATGACCAAGTCAACGGATACAACTGTACATGTGCTGCTGGGTTTACCGACACACACTGTCAGACAG ACATAGACGACTGTTCCAACAATCCATGTCAGTATGGAACATGCATTGATCGAGTTGATGATTTTCATTGTGATTGTACAATCGTCCTCACAGGCAAAACATGTAACAAAC TTTCATCATGGTCCATAGCTTTTATAGCCTTTGCATCTGTTGCAGTTCTTGCGacttgttgttgttgttgtgttaGGAGTTTTTTTGAAAT gTGTAAACGAgacaatgaaaagaaaaaagttaaaccacgaaaaataaatgttaaaccAAAACTACTGGATTTGGCATGGATATGA